The following are encoded in a window of Francisella tularensis subsp. tularensis genomic DNA:
- the gltX gene encoding glutamate--tRNA ligase: protein MITTRFAPSPTGFLHVGGVRTALFSWLYAKNNNGKFILRIEDTDLERSTQEAVDAILDGMSWLGLKNDGEIYYQTKRFDRYKEVIQELIADGKAYYCSCSKERLEELREYQQANNLKTGYDGKCRDANYIPQQGESYVVRFKNPQDGVVSWDDAVKGRISISNHELDDMIIQRADGSPTYNFCVVVDDIDMAITHIIRGDDHVNNTPKQINIYKALNANVPVFAHVPMILGPDGAKLSKRHGAVNVMQYREDGYLPQAILNYLVRLGWSHGDQEIFSIEEMIKAFNLEHINASPSRFDFEKLKWLNKHYIKESKFDDIQTEVEYHFAKTGLDISNGPDLKELVAVMAEKVDTLVELAEKSSYFYSDDISYDENAVKKHIKASTGEIFVKLLENFEALDAQQWQDPDVLHNIVSTTAEQCQVGMGKVGMPLRVAITGSGQSPDIGITLKLLGKNKVVARLTKALEELCK from the coding sequence ATGATTACAACAAGATTTGCACCAAGTCCAACAGGGTTTTTACATGTTGGTGGAGTGCGTACTGCATTATTTAGCTGGTTATATGCCAAAAATAACAATGGTAAATTTATTCTAAGAATAGAAGATACTGATTTGGAGAGATCTACTCAAGAGGCGGTCGATGCTATTTTAGATGGAATGAGTTGGTTGGGGCTAAAAAATGATGGTGAGATCTACTATCAAACAAAGCGCTTTGATAGATATAAAGAAGTGATACAAGAACTTATTGCGGATGGTAAAGCTTACTACTGTAGCTGTTCTAAAGAAAGACTAGAAGAGTTAAGAGAGTATCAGCAAGCAAATAATCTTAAAACTGGCTATGATGGTAAATGTCGTGATGCAAACTATATTCCACAACAAGGTGAGAGTTATGTAGTACGTTTTAAGAATCCTCAAGATGGAGTGGTCAGTTGGGATGATGCTGTCAAAGGTCGAATTTCAATTTCAAATCATGAGCTTGATGATATGATTATCCAAAGAGCAGATGGTTCACCAACATACAATTTCTGTGTTGTTGTTGATGATATTGATATGGCTATTACACATATTATTCGAGGCGATGATCATGTTAATAATACCCCTAAACAAATCAATATATACAAAGCTCTAAATGCTAATGTGCCGGTATTTGCCCATGTACCAATGATTCTTGGTCCAGATGGGGCAAAGTTGTCTAAGCGTCATGGTGCTGTTAATGTTATGCAGTACCGTGAAGATGGCTATTTACCTCAGGCGATACTTAATTATCTTGTTAGGCTTGGTTGGTCGCATGGTGATCAAGAGATTTTTTCTATCGAAGAAATGATAAAAGCTTTTAATTTAGAGCACATTAACGCATCACCATCACGTTTTGATTTTGAAAAACTTAAGTGGCTGAACAAACATTATATCAAAGAGTCTAAGTTTGATGATATTCAAACAGAAGTTGAGTATCACTTTGCTAAAACTGGTTTAGATATTAGTAATGGTCCAGATTTAAAAGAGCTTGTAGCTGTGATGGCAGAAAAAGTTGATACATTAGTTGAACTAGCAGAAAAATCTAGTTATTTTTATAGTGATGATATCAGTTATGATGAAAATGCTGTAAAAAAACATATCAAAGCTTCAACGGGTGAGATATTTGTTAAGTTATTAGAAAACTTTGAAGCTTTGGATGCTCAGCAATGGCAAGATCCTGATGTTTTACATAATATAGTTAGTACAACAGCAGAGCAGTGCCAAGTTGGTATGGGTAAAGTTGGTATGCCATTGCGTGTGGCTATTACTGGTTCTGGCCAATCACCAGATATTGGTATTACTCTAAAACTTCTTGGTAAAAATAAAGTAGTTGCTAGACTTACTAAAGCACTTGAAGAGTTATGCAAGTAA